One genomic segment of Mycolicibacterium psychrotolerans includes these proteins:
- a CDS encoding MCE family protein gives MLTRFVRNQLIIFTIASVVGVLVMVFVYMQVPMLLGVGRITVKMDLPAAGGLYQFSNVTYRGSQIGKVTSVTLTDHGAEATMSLERSPKIPADLKAEVRSMSAVGEQYVELLPRTDSGPYLENGSVIAMANTAIPQAVGPMLDQLSSLVDTIPKDSLSRLLDESYKAFNGTGYDFGSLLDSSSTVTRDANAVSDQTVALTEDAGPFLDAQARTTDAIRTWAASLAGVTEQVANNDSQVRSILQNGPGFAQETSRLLNQIKPTLPVLLANLTTFGQIGVTYNPSIEQLLVLVPPFVAQIQTYAPTNNPTGLPNGDFSLGLGDPPACTVGFLPPSEWRSPVDTSVIDTPDGLYCKLPQDSPIGVRGARNYPCMDHPGKRAPTVELCNDPNGYQPIAQRQHALGPYPLDPNLIAQGILPDSRVRPDDNIFGPIEGTPLPPGVVAPPPDIAPPPSPPPNFAGTNPGAMLPGQPLYTAPPVSSPGPAQVTDPAIVPAPPAQLPQATEIPVPPGVSPDELNLPPTVVPVPAPAPVVSPSAFTGGQGDGPSVAVAKYNPRTGEYMGSDGKLYRQADLATAPTSWRDLMPM, from the coding sequence GTGCTCACCCGTTTCGTCCGCAACCAGCTGATCATCTTCACGATCGCCTCGGTCGTCGGGGTCCTGGTGATGGTGTTCGTCTACATGCAGGTCCCCATGCTGCTGGGCGTGGGCCGCATCACCGTGAAGATGGATCTTCCCGCCGCCGGCGGTCTCTACCAGTTCAGCAACGTCACTTACCGCGGGTCCCAGATCGGCAAGGTGACATCGGTGACGCTCACCGATCACGGCGCCGAAGCGACGATGTCCCTGGAGCGTTCGCCCAAGATCCCCGCCGACCTGAAGGCCGAGGTGCGCAGCATGTCGGCGGTGGGTGAGCAGTACGTGGAGTTGTTGCCGCGCACCGATTCCGGACCCTACCTGGAGAACGGATCGGTGATCGCGATGGCGAACACCGCCATTCCCCAGGCGGTCGGCCCGATGCTGGACCAGCTCAGCTCCCTGGTGGACACGATTCCCAAGGACAGCCTGAGCCGGCTGCTCGACGAGTCGTACAAGGCGTTCAACGGAACCGGATACGACTTCGGTTCGCTGCTGGACTCGTCGTCGACGGTCACCCGGGATGCGAACGCGGTGTCCGACCAGACGGTCGCACTCACCGAGGACGCCGGCCCGTTCCTGGACGCCCAGGCGCGCACCACCGATGCGATCCGGACGTGGGCGGCGAGCCTGGCCGGTGTCACCGAACAGGTCGCGAACAACGACTCCCAGGTGCGCTCGATCCTGCAGAACGGTCCCGGATTCGCGCAGGAGACATCGCGTCTGCTCAATCAGATCAAGCCGACGCTGCCGGTGCTGCTGGCCAACCTGACCACGTTCGGCCAGATCGGGGTGACCTACAACCCGTCGATCGAGCAGTTGCTGGTGCTGGTCCCACCGTTCGTCGCGCAGATCCAGACCTACGCCCCGACCAACAACCCGACCGGATTACCCAACGGCGACTTCTCTTTGGGCCTCGGTGATCCGCCTGCCTGCACCGTGGGCTTCCTGCCGCCGTCGGAGTGGCGCAGTCCTGTCGACACGTCGGTCATCGACACGCCTGACGGCCTGTATTGCAAGTTGCCGCAGGACTCACCGATCGGGGTCCGCGGCGCTCGGAACTACCCTTGCATGGATCATCCGGGTAAGCGGGCGCCCACCGTCGAGCTGTGCAACGACCCGAACGGCTATCAGCCGATCGCGCAGCGCCAGCACGCGCTCGGTCCGTATCCGCTCGATCCGAACCTCATCGCGCAGGGCATCCTGCCGGACTCGCGAGTGCGGCCGGACGACAACATCTTCGGTCCGATCGAGGGCACCCCGCTGCCGCCGGGAGTGGTCGCTCCGCCGCCGGACATCGCTCCGCCGCCGTCGCCGCCGCCGAACTTCGCGGGGACGAATCCCGGGGCGATGCTGCCGGGCCAGCCGCTGTACACCGCACCTCCGGTGAGTTCACCCGGACCAGCTCAGGTGACCGATCCGGCGATCGTGCCCGCGCCGCCGGCGCAGCTTCCGCAGGCGACTGAAATCCCGGTGCCCCCGGGGGTTTCGCCGGACGAGCTGAACCTGCCGCCCACCGTGGTTCCGGTGCCGGCTCCGGCGCCCGTCGTCTCGCCGAGCGCCTTCACCGGTGGTCAGGGGGACGGGCCGTCGGTTGCGGTGGCCAAGTACAACCCCCGCACCGGGGAGTACATGGGCAGTGACGGAAAGCTCTACCGCCAAGCCGATCTCGCCACGGCGCCCACGTCGTGGCGGGACCTGATGCCGATGTGA
- a CDS encoding Rv2253/PknI dimerization domain-containing protein, giving the protein MSASRLNASAALVTAAAAGVLLAPPADAGEGWGINGTFAVSSNGDFAKVNERFQDQPGERSTWTIGTQCVSPTECTGTVTSDAGWSAPIYTTNGLYYVKRVVPNWRFCADGQPIEGLQVYKLYPVGFDGHVDAAADEYTGENQTTGPSGSCGRNQWPTVRMPFYMKKI; this is encoded by the coding sequence ATGTCGGCGTCCAGACTCAATGCCAGCGCCGCGCTCGTCACGGCGGCCGCCGCCGGTGTGCTGCTCGCGCCACCCGCCGACGCGGGCGAGGGCTGGGGCATCAACGGTACCTTCGCGGTGTCGTCCAACGGCGACTTCGCCAAGGTGAACGAGCGGTTCCAGGATCAACCCGGCGAGCGGTCCACCTGGACCATCGGCACGCAGTGCGTCTCCCCCACCGAGTGCACCGGCACGGTCACCAGCGACGCCGGCTGGAGTGCGCCGATCTACACGACGAACGGGCTGTACTACGTCAAGCGCGTCGTCCCCAACTGGCGCTTCTGCGCGGACGGCCAGCCGATCGAAGGTCTGCAGGTCTACAAGCTCTATCCCGTCGGCTTCGACGGGCACGTCGATGCGGCCGCCGACGAGTACACCGGCGAGAACCAGACGACCGGCCCCAGCGGCTCCTGTGGCCGCAATCAGTGGCCGACGGTTCGGATGCCGTTCTACATGAAGAAGATCTGA
- a CDS encoding MCE family protein has protein sequence MRKYRESNLIKAGFIGVTLIILVIAVGLQPERLVQWATSIRHQALFTEAGGIAVGNDVTLSGIKVGTVTDVALDNGDALVTFTIDGKYPLGSLTTAHIRTGSLLGERVITLESDGSGTLDSHDVIPTSRTSSPYSLTDAVSDLTTNTAGTDTAALNQSLDTLSSTIDQIAPQLGPTFDGLSRLSQSINDRNENLAALLKSAGDVTEVLSQRSQQVNTLLLNANDLLGVLNDRRQAIVDLLANTSAVAQQLSGLVADNEAELAPTLQRLNSVMAMLERNRENITKILPSLKKFILAQGETLANGPYYNAYVPNLQPAQLLQPFIDYAFGFRRGTNAGQPPDTSGPRAELPLPYNGIPGGTR, from the coding sequence ATGCGCAAATACCGAGAATCGAATCTCATCAAGGCGGGTTTCATCGGCGTGACGCTGATCATTCTCGTCATCGCGGTCGGGCTGCAGCCCGAGCGTCTGGTCCAGTGGGCCACGTCCATCCGGCATCAGGCCCTGTTCACCGAGGCGGGCGGAATCGCCGTCGGCAACGACGTGACACTGTCGGGGATCAAGGTGGGCACGGTCACCGACGTCGCGCTCGACAACGGCGACGCGCTGGTCACGTTCACCATCGACGGCAAGTATCCGCTGGGTTCGCTGACGACCGCACACATCCGCACGGGATCCCTGCTGGGGGAGCGGGTGATCACCCTCGAGTCCGACGGCAGCGGCACGCTCGACTCGCACGACGTCATCCCCACGTCGCGCACGTCGTCCCCGTACTCGCTGACCGACGCCGTCAGCGACCTGACCACCAACACCGCGGGCACGGACACCGCGGCGCTGAACCAGTCGCTGGACACACTGTCGTCGACGATCGACCAGATCGCACCGCAACTGGGCCCGACGTTCGACGGCCTGAGCCGGCTGTCCCAGTCGATCAACGACCGCAACGAGAATCTGGCCGCCCTGCTCAAGAGCGCCGGCGACGTGACCGAGGTGCTGTCCCAGCGCAGTCAGCAGGTGAACACGTTGCTGCTCAACGCCAATGATCTGCTCGGTGTGCTCAACGACCGCCGGCAGGCGATCGTCGACCTGCTCGCCAACACCTCGGCGGTCGCGCAGCAGCTCAGCGGTCTGGTCGCCGACAACGAAGCCGAACTGGCGCCGACCCTGCAGCGGCTCAACTCGGTGATGGCGATGCTGGAGCGCAACCGGGAGAACATCACCAAGATCCTGCCGAGTCTGAAGAAGTTCATCCTGGCCCAGGGTGAGACCCTGGCCAATGGCCCGTACTACAACGCCTACGTCCCGAACCTGCAGCCCGCGCAGTTGCTGCAGCCGTTCATCGACTACGCGTTCGGTTTCCGGCGCGGCACCAACGCCGGTCAGCCGCCGGACACCTCGGGGCCGCGCGCAGAACTCCCGTTGCCGTACAACGGGATCCCGGGAGGTACCCGCTGA
- a CDS encoding MCE family protein, whose protein sequence is MTKQTFSRRAAVVTTCVAVSVSGCGFQGVNSLPLPGAVGRGSDAVVYHVEVANIATLEPNSPVMIDDVVVGSVRSLSVKDWHADVEISVKPDVMIPANVVASVGQTSLLGSMHLALNPPAGQAPQGTLAPGTTIGLNDSSTYPTTEQTLSALAAVVNGGGLGQIGDVIHNVSGALNGREGEIRDLLGRLDNFVGTLDAQRDNIVASIQSLDRLASTFAGQRDDITRALDRIPPAIDVLVRERPRLTTALQKLGTFSDTATRFVNDSQADLVQNLKNLEPVIKTFADVGPDLNSLLEYAAHFPFTQSFIDRAIRGDYYNLFATVDLTIPRLKRTTFLGTRWEQEGAQLIPAPGDPNYLQYTYDPLKLGIDPPPNMRPPVGDVSYPPAPPVPPRDVVVPSAPPPVTADVGPILPVIPPAPLSVPGGQIQTQSAPPAPSGPGQIFAGPYGPQPNAPAAQPPAPGGGG, encoded by the coding sequence ATGACCAAACAGACATTCTCACGGCGGGCCGCCGTCGTCACCACGTGTGTGGCGGTGTCGGTCAGCGGGTGCGGCTTCCAGGGCGTGAACTCGCTGCCGCTACCCGGTGCCGTCGGGCGGGGCTCCGACGCGGTCGTCTATCACGTCGAGGTGGCGAACATCGCGACGCTGGAACCGAATTCACCGGTGATGATCGACGACGTCGTGGTGGGGAGCGTGCGGTCCCTGTCGGTCAAGGACTGGCACGCCGACGTGGAGATCTCGGTCAAGCCGGACGTGATGATCCCGGCCAACGTGGTCGCCAGCGTCGGACAGACCAGCCTGCTCGGATCCATGCACCTTGCGTTGAACCCGCCGGCCGGGCAGGCCCCGCAGGGCACGCTCGCCCCGGGCACCACCATCGGACTCAACGACTCGTCGACCTATCCGACCACCGAGCAGACCCTGTCGGCGCTCGCGGCCGTCGTCAACGGCGGAGGCCTCGGCCAGATCGGCGATGTCATCCACAACGTCAGCGGGGCGCTCAACGGCCGCGAGGGGGAGATCCGCGATCTTCTGGGCCGGCTTGACAACTTCGTCGGCACCCTGGATGCGCAGCGGGACAACATCGTGGCGTCGATCCAGTCGCTCGATCGCCTCGCGTCGACCTTCGCCGGTCAACGCGACGACATCACCAGGGCGCTGGACCGGATCCCGCCCGCCATCGACGTCCTGGTCAGGGAGCGGCCACGCCTGACCACCGCGCTGCAGAAGCTGGGAACGTTCAGCGACACCGCCACCCGGTTCGTCAACGATTCACAGGCCGATCTGGTGCAGAACCTGAAGAACCTCGAGCCGGTCATCAAGACCTTCGCCGACGTGGGCCCCGATCTGAACTCGCTGCTGGAGTACGCCGCACACTTCCCCTTCACTCAGAGCTTCATCGACCGCGCGATCCGCGGCGACTACTACAACCTGTTCGCCACCGTCGACCTCACGATCCCGCGGCTGAAGCGCACCACCTTCCTCGGTACCCGGTGGGAACAGGAAGGGGCGCAGCTGATTCCCGCGCCCGGCGACCCGAACTATCTGCAGTACACCTACGACCCGCTCAAGCTCGGGATCGACCCACCGCCGAACATGCGCCCCCCGGTGGGTGATGTCTCCTACCCGCCGGCACCGCCGGTGCCACCCCGCGACGTGGTGGTGCCGTCGGCCCCGCCTCCCGTGACCGCGGATGTCGGACCGATCCTGCCGGTGATCCCGCCGGCGCCGCTGTCGGTGCCGGGCGGGCAGATCCAGACCCAGTCCGCACCGCCGGCGCCCAGCGGCCCCGGCCAGATCTTCGCGGGACCGTATGGCCCGCAACCGAATGCCCCGGCCGCCCAGCCGCCTGCCCCCGGAGGTGGTGGCTAG
- a CDS encoding MCE family protein, whose amino-acid sequence MTRSYLRPLVGAGMVIAIVAVVALAVVLFRGGYRDTAPVTVISNRAGLVLNPEAKVKMRGVQVGTVETVSYRPDGTADLRLAIDSSALHLIPSNVGVDIASSTVFGAKSVELVAPSNPSDVPLRAGQTLQGQHVMVEANTVFQQLVSVLNKIDPAKLNETLGALSAAFSGRGEKFGQALSDLNTLLAKLEPSLPSLSRDIELTAPVATAYADAAPDLIRTMQNSTTLSDSIVDQQDNLDTFLVSAIGLADIGNDVLGSNRAAFSTVLDLLVPTTDVFQRYAPAIDCTLKGMQYTLHQPPQLDPGVLVNVAFTLGIERYRYPANLPKVAAKGGPQCMGLPYIGFGNRSKYLVADTGANPWQYGNQGIVLNSDGLKQLLFGPLDGPPRNTAQIGQPG is encoded by the coding sequence GTGACGCGCAGCTATCTCCGGCCCCTGGTCGGTGCGGGCATGGTCATCGCGATCGTCGCGGTGGTCGCGCTGGCCGTCGTCCTGTTCCGGGGTGGCTACCGCGACACCGCCCCAGTGACGGTCATCTCGAACCGCGCCGGCCTGGTGCTGAACCCGGAAGCCAAGGTCAAGATGCGCGGGGTGCAGGTCGGCACCGTGGAGACGGTGTCCTACCGTCCGGACGGCACAGCCGATCTGCGGCTGGCCATCGACTCCTCTGCGCTGCACCTGATCCCGAGCAATGTCGGCGTGGACATCGCCTCGTCGACCGTGTTCGGCGCCAAGTCCGTCGAACTGGTCGCGCCGTCGAATCCGTCGGACGTCCCGTTGCGGGCCGGCCAGACGCTGCAGGGCCAACACGTCATGGTGGAGGCCAACACCGTTTTCCAGCAGCTCGTTTCGGTGCTGAACAAGATCGACCCCGCGAAGCTGAACGAGACACTCGGTGCGCTCTCGGCGGCGTTCTCCGGCCGCGGTGAGAAGTTCGGTCAGGCGCTCAGCGATCTCAACACCCTGCTGGCCAAGCTGGAGCCGAGCCTGCCGAGCCTGAGCCGGGACATCGAGCTCACCGCACCGGTCGCCACCGCCTACGCCGATGCAGCGCCGGATCTCATTCGCACGATGCAGAACTCGACCACGCTCAGCGACAGCATCGTCGACCAGCAGGACAACCTGGACACCTTCCTGGTCAGTGCCATCGGCCTGGCCGACATCGGCAACGACGTCCTGGGAAGCAACCGGGCCGCGTTCAGCACCGTGCTGGATCTTCTCGTTCCGACCACGGATGTGTTCCAGCGGTATGCCCCGGCCATCGACTGCACGCTCAAAGGCATGCAGTACACGCTGCATCAACCGCCCCAGCTCGATCCCGGCGTTCTGGTCAACGTCGCCTTCACCCTCGGCATCGAGCGGTACCGCTATCCGGCGAACCTGCCCAAGGTGGCGGCCAAGGGCGGTCCGCAGTGTATGGGGCTGCCCTACATCGGATTCGGCAACAGATCGAAGTACCTGGTCGCCGACACCGGCGCCAACCCATGGCAGTACGGCAACCAGGGCATCGTGCTCAACTCCGACGGCCTCAAGCAACTGCTGTTCGGGCCGCTGGACGGTCCGCCTCGCAACACCGCACAGATCGGGCAACCGGGATGA
- a CDS encoding cytochrome P450, with the protein MSDFDTIDYFTDPSLVPDPHPYFDHLRNRCPVVREPNYGVLAVTGYEEAATVLKDAETFSSCIAVAGPFPPLPFVPEGDDITDQITVHRPQMPMYEHMVTMDPPDHTNARSLLNRLLTPSRLKENEDFMWRLADEVLDDIFAREPAGRCEFLSAYAKPFSLLVIADLLGVPEADHEEFRTVLGAPRPGAIVGSLDHSDLVGTNPLEWLDEKFIGYLEDRRREPRDDVLTALATAKYPDGSTPPVIEVVRSATFLFAAGQETTTKLLTASLRVLGDHPDVQERLRSDRSRIPVFVEEALRMDAPVKSQFRLARKNTKVGDVDVPAGTTMMVCPGAVNRDPDRFAHPHEFDLDRKNVREHIAFGRGVHSCPGGPLARVEGRVSIERILDRMRDIAIDEDHHGPAHARRYTYEPTFILRGLTSLNITFTPAS; encoded by the coding sequence ATGAGCGATTTCGACACGATCGACTACTTCACCGATCCGTCGCTGGTGCCCGATCCGCACCCGTACTTCGATCATCTGCGCAACCGGTGTCCCGTGGTGCGGGAACCCAACTACGGGGTGCTGGCCGTCACCGGGTACGAGGAAGCGGCGACGGTCCTCAAGGACGCCGAGACGTTCTCGTCGTGCATCGCGGTCGCCGGCCCGTTCCCGCCGCTGCCGTTCGTGCCCGAAGGGGACGACATCACCGACCAGATCACCGTGCACCGACCCCAGATGCCCATGTACGAGCACATGGTCACGATGGATCCACCGGACCACACCAACGCCCGGTCCCTTCTCAACAGGCTCCTGACGCCCAGCCGGCTCAAGGAGAACGAGGACTTCATGTGGCGGCTCGCCGACGAGGTGCTCGACGACATCTTCGCCAGGGAACCCGCCGGGCGCTGTGAATTCCTGTCCGCCTACGCAAAGCCGTTCTCGCTGTTGGTGATCGCCGACCTACTCGGCGTCCCCGAAGCCGACCACGAGGAGTTCCGCACCGTGCTGGGTGCACCGCGGCCGGGCGCCATCGTCGGCTCGCTGGACCACAGCGACCTGGTGGGCACGAACCCGCTGGAGTGGCTGGACGAGAAGTTCATCGGTTACCTCGAAGACCGCCGCAGGGAGCCGCGCGACGACGTGCTCACCGCACTCGCGACGGCGAAGTACCCGGACGGGTCGACGCCGCCGGTGATCGAGGTCGTGCGCTCGGCCACCTTCCTGTTCGCCGCCGGCCAGGAGACGACCACCAAGCTGCTCACCGCCTCCCTGCGCGTGCTCGGCGACCACCCCGACGTCCAGGAGCGGTTGCGCAGCGACCGCTCTCGCATCCCCGTCTTCGTCGAGGAGGCGTTGCGGATGGACGCGCCGGTCAAGAGTCAGTTCCGCCTCGCCCGGAAGAACACGAAGGTCGGCGACGTCGACGTGCCCGCGGGCACCACGATGATGGTGTGCCCGGGCGCGGTCAACCGGGATCCCGACCGCTTCGCGCATCCCCACGAATTCGATCTGGACCGCAAGAACGTCCGGGAGCACATCGCGTTCGGCCGCGGCGTGCACTCCTGCCCCGGCGGGCCACTCGCCCGCGTCGAGGGCAGGGTGTCGATCGAACGGATCCTCGATCGCATGCGCGACATCGCGATCGACGAGGACCATCACGGCCCTGCCCACGCCCGCCGGTACACCTATGAACCCACGTTCATCCTGCGCGGACTGACGTCGCTGAACATCACCTTCACCCCGGCAAGCTGA
- a CDS encoding MCE family protein has translation MTRTTGTLVKFGIFAVVMVLLTAFLFMAFSQYRSGSTSSYSAVFGDASRLKTGDSVRVAGVRVGTVNDIELQDDKNVLVKFDADRTVVLTTGTKAAVRYLNLTGDRYLELLDGPGSTRVLPAGAQIPKERTAGALDLDLLLGGLRPVVQGLNPQDVNALTSALVQIFQGQGNTLDSLLSKTSSLSTTLADNSAVVQQLIDNLRTVVDTIGKDGDKFSDAIDRLEQLVSGLSQDRDPIGTAITALDSGTASLTDLLTEARPPLAGTVDQLNRLAPLLDDHQVVLDRALQRGPENYRKLARLGSYGSWIMYYICGLSIRVTDLQGRTAVFPMIKQEGGRCAEP, from the coding sequence ATGACGCGCACCACCGGCACTCTGGTCAAGTTCGGGATCTTCGCGGTGGTGATGGTCCTGCTCACCGCGTTCCTGTTCATGGCGTTCAGCCAGTACCGCAGCGGCTCGACCTCCAGCTACTCGGCGGTGTTCGGCGATGCCTCGCGGCTGAAGACCGGAGACTCGGTCCGTGTCGCAGGGGTGCGCGTGGGCACGGTCAACGACATCGAGCTGCAGGACGACAAGAACGTGCTGGTGAAGTTCGACGCGGACCGTACCGTGGTCCTGACCACCGGCACCAAGGCGGCGGTCCGGTATCTCAACCTGACCGGTGACCGCTACCTCGAACTCCTCGACGGCCCGGGCTCGACGCGGGTGCTGCCCGCGGGCGCGCAGATTCCGAAGGAACGGACCGCCGGCGCGCTCGATCTCGATCTGCTGCTCGGTGGCTTGCGGCCCGTGGTGCAGGGTCTGAATCCGCAGGATGTGAACGCGCTGACCTCGGCACTGGTGCAGATCTTCCAAGGTCAGGGCAACACCCTGGATTCGCTGCTCAGCAAGACGTCCTCGCTCTCCACCACGCTGGCCGACAACAGCGCCGTGGTGCAGCAGTTGATCGACAACCTGCGCACCGTCGTCGACACCATCGGCAAGGACGGCGACAAGTTCTCCGACGCCATCGACCGGCTCGAGCAACTGGTCAGCGGGCTGTCGCAGGACCGGGATCCGATCGGTACGGCCATCACTGCGCTCGACAGCGGAACCGCCTCTCTGACAGACCTTCTCACCGAGGCCCGGCCGCCGCTGGCCGGCACCGTCGACCAGCTCAACCGCTTGGCCCCGCTTCTCGACGACCATCAGGTCGTGCTCGACCGGGCGCTGCAGCGGGGGCCTGAGAACTACCGGAAACTGGCCCGCTTGGGCTCGTACGGCAGCTGGATCATGTACTACATCTGCGGCCTGTCGATCCGGGTCACCGATCTGCAGGGCCGGACCGCGGTCTTCCCCATGATCAAACAAGAAGGCGGAAGGTGCGCTGAGCCCTGA
- a CDS encoding MCE family protein has protein sequence MGRRRLATIVAVALAVLLLAGGGYLIRQTYFGPRTISAIFTSATGIYPGDEVRVSGVEVGRIESITPEGTQTRMVLSVDRDVPIPVDAKAVIVAPNLVAARYLQLTPAYRSSGPTMPDDSVIPLERTAVPVEWDEVKEQLMRLATDLGPRSGVDGTSVSRFIDSAANAMEGNGDKLRQTISQLSGVARVLAEGSGNVVDIIKNLQTFVTALKNSNEQVVMFQNRLATLTSVVDGSRSDLDAALKNLSVAVVDVQRFVAGTRDKTSEQVQRLANVTGNLLDNKMELENLLHIAPNALSNAYNIYNPDVGSAVGQFVLNNFSNPVQFVCGAIGAIENTTAPETAKLCSDYLGPALRLLNFNYLPFPIAPFLMPSANPDNLIYSEANLMPGGPGGAPAPPTEPPAISAYDGVAPGPAPYTGRPPGVPAPGAQQLLPGAPPVIPPSVPPSVYSMLAPAGPAPGPAPGPVGGPPLAAEAPAPAPAPPAGGTPPA, from the coding sequence ATGGGGCGTAGGCGGCTGGCGACGATCGTGGCGGTGGCCCTCGCGGTGCTGCTCCTCGCAGGCGGTGGTTACCTGATCCGACAGACCTACTTCGGGCCGCGCACGATCTCGGCGATCTTCACCTCCGCCACGGGTATCTATCCCGGCGACGAGGTGCGAGTGTCGGGAGTCGAGGTCGGGCGGATCGAGTCGATCACCCCCGAGGGCACGCAGACCCGGATGGTGCTCAGCGTCGACCGCGATGTGCCGATACCGGTCGACGCCAAGGCCGTGATCGTCGCTCCGAACCTGGTGGCCGCGCGGTACCTGCAGCTGACGCCCGCCTACCGGTCGAGCGGCCCCACGATGCCCGACGACTCGGTGATCCCGCTGGAGCGCACCGCGGTGCCGGTTGAATGGGACGAGGTCAAAGAACAGCTCATGCGGTTGGCCACCGACCTCGGTCCGCGAAGCGGTGTGGACGGCACGTCGGTGTCCCGGTTCATCGACAGCGCGGCCAACGCGATGGAGGGCAACGGAGACAAGTTGCGCCAGACCATCTCTCAGCTCTCGGGCGTGGCCCGCGTGCTCGCCGAAGGTAGCGGCAACGTGGTCGACATCATCAAGAACCTGCAGACATTCGTCACCGCGTTGAAGAACAGCAACGAGCAGGTGGTGATGTTCCAGAACCGGTTGGCCACGCTGACCAGTGTGGTCGACGGCAGCAGATCGGACCTCGACGCCGCGCTGAAGAACCTGTCGGTGGCCGTCGTCGACGTGCAGCGGTTCGTCGCGGGCACCCGGGACAAGACCTCCGAACAGGTGCAGCGGCTTGCCAACGTGACCGGCAACCTGCTCGACAACAAGATGGAGCTGGAGAACCTCCTGCACATCGCGCCCAACGCACTGTCGAACGCGTACAACATCTACAACCCCGACGTGGGCAGCGCGGTGGGCCAGTTCGTGCTGAACAACTTCTCCAACCCTGTGCAATTCGTCTGCGGGGCCATCGGAGCCATCGAGAACACCACCGCCCCCGAGACCGCGAAGCTGTGCTCGGACTACCTCGGTCCCGCGCTGCGGCTGCTCAACTTCAACTACCTGCCGTTCCCGATCGCCCCGTTCCTGATGCCCTCGGCCAACCCGGACAACCTGATCTACTCCGAGGCCAACCTGATGCCAGGCGGCCCCGGCGGGGCGCCGGCACCGCCGACCGAGCCGCCGGCCATCTCCGCCTACGACGGGGTCGCACCCGGACCGGCGCCGTACACCGGGCGGCCGCCCGGCGTGCCTGCGCCCGGCGCACAGCAACTGTTGCCCGGTGCCCCGCCGGTGATTCCCCCCAGCGTGCCGCCCAGCGTGTACTCGATGCTGGCGCCGGCCGGTCCCGCTCCGGGACCCGCGCCGGGCCCGGTGGGCGGGCCGCCGCTGGCCGCAGAAGCTCCGGCGCCCGCACCGGCGCCCCCCGCAGGAGGGACGCCCCCGGCATGA